From one Streptomyces chromofuscus genomic stretch:
- a CDS encoding ABC-F family ATP-binding cassette domain-containing protein, which translates to MTATLVAKNLAAGHGDRALFTGLDLVVAPGDVIGLVGANGAGKSTLLRMLAGLDAPEQGELRLSPPTATVGHLPQEPERRPGETVRQFLARRTGVADAQRAMDEATEALVEGAPGADDAYAGALERWLGLGGADLDERAEEVADSLGLAVGLDQAMTSLSGGQAARAGLASLLLSRYDVFLLDEPTNDLDLDGLERLERFVRGLRAGTVVVSHDREFLTRTVTKVLELDLAQQQINLYGGGYAAYLEEREVARRHAREDYEEYADKRTALQDRAQMQRSWMDKGVKNARRKAGNDNDKIGRKFRSEASEKQAAKARQTQRMIERLEVVEEPRKEWELRMEIASAPRSGAVVATLRDAEVRRGDFVLGPVTLQIDWADRVAVTGANGAGKSTLLGALLGRVPLDAGHAALGSGVLVGEVDQARKLFHGPEALLDAFRAAVPDTEPVEVRTLLAKFGLKSDHVLRPAATLSPGERTRAALALLQGRGVNLLVLDEPTNHLDLPAIEQLESALDAYTGTLLLVTHDRRMLDAVRVTRRLEVADGKVTER; encoded by the coding sequence ATGACTGCCACCCTCGTCGCCAAGAACCTCGCCGCCGGCCACGGCGACCGCGCGCTCTTCACCGGACTCGACCTGGTCGTCGCGCCCGGCGACGTGATCGGGCTGGTCGGTGCCAACGGCGCCGGGAAGTCCACGCTGCTGCGGATGCTCGCCGGGCTCGACGCCCCCGAGCAGGGCGAACTGCGCCTGTCCCCGCCCACCGCGACCGTCGGTCACCTGCCGCAGGAGCCCGAACGGCGGCCGGGCGAAACGGTACGGCAGTTCCTCGCCCGCCGTACCGGCGTCGCCGACGCGCAGCGGGCCATGGACGAGGCCACCGAGGCCCTGGTCGAAGGAGCGCCCGGCGCGGACGACGCCTACGCCGGCGCCCTGGAGCGCTGGCTCGGCCTCGGCGGCGCCGACCTCGACGAACGCGCCGAGGAGGTCGCCGACTCGCTCGGCCTCGCCGTCGGCCTCGACCAGGCGATGACGTCCCTCTCCGGCGGCCAGGCGGCCCGCGCCGGCCTCGCCTCGCTCCTGCTCTCCCGCTACGACGTCTTCCTGCTGGACGAGCCCACCAACGACCTCGACCTGGACGGCCTGGAGCGCCTCGAACGCTTCGTGCGCGGACTGCGCGCCGGCACGGTCGTCGTCAGCCACGACCGCGAGTTCCTCACCCGCACGGTCACGAAGGTCCTCGAACTCGACCTCGCCCAGCAGCAGATCAACCTCTACGGCGGTGGCTACGCGGCCTACCTGGAGGAACGCGAGGTGGCCCGGCGGCACGCGCGCGAGGACTACGAGGAGTACGCCGACAAGAGGACCGCCCTGCAGGACCGCGCGCAGATGCAGCGTTCCTGGATGGACAAGGGCGTGAAGAACGCCCGGCGCAAGGCGGGCAACGACAACGACAAGATCGGGCGCAAGTTCCGCAGCGAGGCCAGCGAGAAGCAGGCCGCGAAGGCCCGGCAGACCCAGCGCATGATCGAACGGCTGGAGGTCGTCGAGGAGCCCCGCAAGGAGTGGGAGCTGCGCATGGAGATCGCCTCGGCACCCCGCTCCGGTGCGGTCGTGGCGACCCTGCGCGACGCCGAGGTGCGGCGCGGCGACTTCGTCCTCGGCCCGGTGACCCTCCAGATCGACTGGGCGGACCGGGTGGCGGTCACCGGCGCGAACGGCGCGGGCAAGTCGACGCTGCTCGGCGCCCTGCTCGGCCGCGTCCCGCTCGACGCGGGGCACGCCGCCCTCGGCTCCGGGGTGCTGGTCGGCGAGGTCGACCAGGCCCGCAAGCTGTTCCACGGCCCCGAGGCGCTGCTGGACGCGTTCCGCGCCGCCGTGCCGGACACCGAACCGGTCGAGGTGCGTACGCTCCTGGCCAAGTTCGGCCTGAAGTCGGACCACGTCCTGCGCCCGGCGGCCACCCTCTCGCCCGGCGAGCGCACCCGTGCCGCCCTCGCCCTCCTGCAGGGCCGGGGTGTCAACCTCCTGGTCCTCGACGAGCCCACGAACCACCTCGACCTGCCCGCCATCGAACAGCTGGAGTCGGCCCTCGACGCCTACACCGGCACACTGCTGCTGGTCACCCACGACCGCCGTATGCTGGACGCCGTGCGCGTCACCCGCCGGCTGGAGGTCGCGGACGGCAAGGTGACCGAGCGCTAA
- a CDS encoding putative glycolipid-binding domain-containing protein codes for MTTSRAVTWDVIASHGYETAWVTFDGESLRARGRAVGTDPEPYWVSYELRTGDGYVTRRLQVTAETAEVTRTLDLRHDGRGAWTADGEQVPDVHGALDCDLGLCPLTNTMPVLRHGLHRTAGEREFLMAWVSVPDLTVRPSVQTYTHLARTDGGGRVRFASGDFTSELDFDADGLVVDYPELAARLTPR; via the coding sequence ATGACCACTTCGCGTGCGGTGACCTGGGACGTCATCGCGAGCCATGGCTACGAGACCGCCTGGGTCACGTTCGACGGGGAGTCCCTGCGGGCGCGGGGGCGGGCGGTGGGGACGGATCCGGAGCCGTACTGGGTGTCGTACGAACTGCGGACCGGCGACGGATACGTGACGCGGCGGCTCCAGGTGACCGCCGAGACGGCGGAGGTGACGCGGACGCTCGATCTGCGGCACGACGGGCGGGGCGCGTGGACCGCCGACGGGGAGCAGGTGCCGGACGTGCACGGGGCGCTCGACTGCGACCTGGGGCTGTGTCCCCTGACCAACACCATGCCCGTGCTCCGGCACGGTCTGCACCGGACGGCCGGTGAGCGGGAGTTCCTGATGGCCTGGGTGTCGGTGCCCGACCTGACCGTACGGCCGTCGGTGCAGACGTACACGCACCTCGCCCGCACCGACGGCGGCGGGCGGGTGCGGTTCGCGTCGGGTGACTTCACCAGCGAGCTGGACTTCGACGCGGACGGCCTGGTCGTCGACTATCCGGAGCTGGCGGCCCGGCTGACGCCTCGTTAG
- a CDS encoding Tex family protein, with protein sequence MTTPGSLAVGSIEGRIAEELGVRERQVKAAVELLDGGSTVPFIARYRKEATEMLDDAQLRTIEERLRYLRELEERRAAILESVREQGKLTEELEARIRGAETKARLEDIYLPYKPKRRTKAQIAREAGLEPLAEGLLGDPTVEPLAAAAAFVDADKGVADAQAALDGARSILTERFSEDADLIGELRERMWVRGRLAAKVREGKEEAGAKFADYFDFAEPFTELPSHRVLAMLRGEKEEVLDLVLEPEEPTEGPSSYEGIIAARFGIADRGRPADKWLTDTVRWAWRTRVLVHLGIDLRLRLRTAAEDEAVGVFAANLRDLLLAAPAGTRATLGLDPGFRTGVKVAVVDATGKVVATDVVYPHVPANKWDEAIAKLARLAKEHAVELVAIGNGTASRETDKLAGELIAKHPELQLTKVMVSEAGASVYSASAFASQELPDMDVSLRGAVSIARRLQDPLAELVKIDPKSIGVGQYQHDLSEVKLSRSLDAVVEDCVNGVGVDVNTASAPLLARVSGISSGLAENIVAHRDANGPFTSRSELKKVARLGPKAYEQCAGFLRIRGGDDPLDASSVHPEAYPVVRRMVKTTGQEVAALIGNTGVLRSLKPQDFVDETFGLPTVGDILKELEKPGRDPRPAFKTATFKEGVEKLSDLETGMVLEGVVTNVAAFGAFVDVGVHQDGLVHVSAMSKTFVKDPRDVVKPGDIVKVKVLDVDIPRKRISLTLRLDDEAAPQERGPGERRPQRGGRPPQQRQGGRGGHGGGAARQAPAPANSAMADALRRAGLLDPKKGGRG encoded by the coding sequence GTGACGACACCCGGGTCCCTGGCAGTAGGGTCCATCGAAGGCAGGATCGCCGAGGAACTCGGCGTACGGGAGCGGCAGGTCAAGGCCGCCGTCGAGCTGCTCGACGGCGGTTCGACGGTGCCCTTCATCGCCCGCTACCGCAAGGAAGCGACCGAGATGCTCGACGATGCGCAGCTGCGCACGATCGAGGAGCGGCTGCGCTATCTGCGGGAGCTGGAGGAGCGGCGGGCGGCGATCCTGGAGTCGGTGCGCGAGCAGGGCAAACTCACCGAGGAGCTCGAGGCGCGGATCCGGGGTGCCGAGACGAAGGCGCGCCTGGAGGACATCTACCTGCCGTACAAGCCCAAGCGGCGCACGAAGGCGCAGATCGCCCGTGAGGCCGGTCTTGAGCCACTGGCCGAAGGGCTGCTCGGCGACCCGACCGTCGAGCCCCTCGCGGCCGCCGCCGCGTTCGTGGACGCCGACAAGGGCGTGGCCGATGCGCAGGCCGCCCTGGACGGCGCCCGGTCCATCCTCACCGAGCGCTTCTCGGAGGACGCCGACCTGATCGGCGAGCTGCGTGAGCGCATGTGGGTGCGCGGGCGGCTGGCCGCCAAGGTGCGGGAGGGCAAGGAGGAGGCGGGCGCCAAGTTCGCGGACTACTTCGACTTCGCCGAGCCGTTCACGGAGCTGCCCTCGCACCGCGTCCTGGCGATGCTGCGCGGCGAGAAGGAGGAGGTCCTCGACCTCGTCCTGGAGCCGGAGGAGCCGACGGAGGGGCCCTCGTCCTACGAGGGCATCATCGCCGCCCGGTTCGGGATCGCCGACCGCGGGCGTCCCGCCGACAAGTGGCTGACGGACACCGTCCGCTGGGCCTGGCGCACCCGCGTCCTGGTCCACCTCGGCATCGACCTCCGCCTCCGGCTGCGCACCGCCGCCGAGGACGAGGCGGTCGGCGTGTTCGCGGCGAACCTGCGGGACCTGCTGCTGGCCGCTCCGGCCGGTACGCGCGCGACGCTCGGCCTCGACCCCGGCTTCCGTACGGGGGTGAAGGTGGCCGTCGTGGACGCGACCGGCAAGGTCGTCGCCACCGACGTCGTGTACCCGCACGTCCCGGCCAACAAGTGGGACGAGGCGATCGCCAAGCTGGCCCGGCTCGCCAAGGAGCACGCGGTGGAGCTGGTCGCGATCGGCAACGGCACGGCGTCCCGCGAGACCGACAAGCTGGCGGGTGAACTGATCGCGAAGCACCCGGAGTTGCAGCTCACCAAGGTGATGGTGTCCGAGGCGGGCGCGTCCGTGTACTCCGCCTCCGCGTTCGCCTCGCAGGAGCTGCCCGACATGGACGTGTCGCTGCGCGGCGCCGTGTCGATCGCGCGCCGGCTCCAGGACCCGCTGGCCGAGCTGGTGAAGATCGACCCGAAGTCCATCGGCGTCGGCCAGTACCAGCACGACCTGTCCGAGGTGAAGCTGTCGCGTTCGCTGGACGCGGTGGTCGAGGACTGTGTGAACGGCGTCGGCGTCGACGTCAACACGGCGTCCGCGCCGCTGCTCGCGCGCGTCTCGGGCATCTCCTCCGGGCTCGCCGAGAACATCGTGGCGCACCGGGACGCCAACGGCCCGTTCACGTCCCGCTCGGAGCTGAAGAAGGTGGCGCGGCTCGGGCCGAAGGCGTACGAGCAGTGCGCGGGCTTCCTGCGCATCCGGGGCGGCGACGACCCGCTGGACGCGTCCAGCGTGCACCCGGAGGCGTACCCCGTCGTCCGGCGGATGGTGAAGACCACCGGCCAGGAAGTGGCCGCGCTGATCGGCAACACGGGCGTGCTGCGGTCGCTGAAGCCGCAGGACTTCGTGGACGAGACGTTCGGTCTGCCGACGGTCGGCGACATCCTCAAGGAGTTGGAGAAGCCGGGGCGCGACCCGCGGCCGGCGTTCAAGACGGCCACCTTCAAGGAGGGCGTCGAGAAGCTGTCCGACCTCGAGACGGGCATGGTCCTGGAGGGTGTGGTCACCAACGTGGCCGCGTTCGGGGCGTTCGTCGACGTCGGCGTGCACCAGGACGGTCTGGTGCACGTCTCCGCGATGTCGAAGACGTTCGTCAAGGACCCGCGGGACGTCGTCAAGCCGGGTGACATCGTGAAGGTGAAGGTGCTCGACGTCGACATTCCGCGTAAGCGGATCTCCCTGACCCTCAGGCTGGACGACGAGGCCGCGCCCCAGGAGCGGGGCCCCGGCGAGCGCCGTCCGCAGCGGGGCGGGCGGCCGCCGCAGCAGCGGCAGGGCGGCCGGGGCGGCCACGGAGGCGGGGCCGCCCGCCAGGCGCCGGCTCCGGCGAACAGCGCGATGGCCGACGCCCTGCGGCGGGCGGGTCTGCTCGACCCCAAGAAGGGCGGACGGGGCTGA
- a CDS encoding LPFR motif small protein, with the protein MFRAIADVLRQIGGAVATVVTLPFRAVARLLGGASGAGRRGARRA; encoded by the coding sequence GTGTTCCGTGCCATCGCGGATGTCCTGCGGCAGATCGGCGGTGCCGTCGCCACGGTGGTGACGCTGCCGTTCCGGGCCGTGGCCCGCCTCCTCGGCGGCGCCTCCGGGGCCGGCCGGCGCGGCGCGCGCCGGGCCTGA
- a CDS encoding GlxA family transcriptional regulator: protein MAQRTVLVVLFDGVQSLDVSGPAEVFAGAEALVPGSYRIRTAGLDGGPVRASSGLTLVPDEPLADTSDSHTLVVPGGRGTRRPDPRLVAWLRAHGRRAERLVSVCTGAILLAEAGLLDGRSATTHWAYAGKLARDHPAVRVDADPIFVRDGHVSTSAGVTSGIDLALALVEEDLGREVALTVARHLVVFLRRPGNQAQFSAQLAAQTARREPLREVQQWITEHPAGELTVEALAARARLSPRHFARAFRAETGMTPGRYVDRVRLEHARRLLEDTGDGIEEISRASGYGTPEAMRRAFVNTLGTPPAAYRSRFHPRPTH, encoded by the coding sequence ATGGCGCAGCGAACCGTTCTGGTCGTCCTCTTCGACGGCGTGCAGAGCCTCGACGTCTCCGGTCCCGCGGAGGTCTTCGCCGGGGCCGAGGCGCTCGTCCCGGGGAGCTACCGCATCCGCACGGCCGGTCTGGACGGCGGCCCGGTCCGGGCCTCCAGCGGGCTGACCCTCGTACCGGACGAGCCCTTGGCCGACACCTCCGATTCGCACACCCTGGTCGTGCCGGGCGGGCGGGGCACCCGTCGGCCCGACCCGCGGCTGGTCGCGTGGCTGCGCGCGCACGGGCGGCGGGCGGAACGCCTGGTGTCCGTGTGCACCGGGGCGATCCTGCTCGCCGAGGCGGGTCTGCTGGACGGCCGGAGCGCCACGACCCACTGGGCGTACGCCGGCAAGCTCGCGCGTGACCACCCGGCCGTGCGGGTGGACGCCGACCCGATCTTCGTGCGGGACGGACACGTCTCCACCTCGGCCGGCGTGACCTCGGGCATCGACCTCGCCCTCGCCCTGGTCGAGGAGGACCTGGGCCGCGAGGTGGCCCTCACCGTCGCCCGGCACCTGGTGGTCTTCCTGCGCCGCCCCGGCAACCAGGCCCAGTTCAGTGCCCAGCTCGCCGCCCAGACCGCCCGGCGCGAGCCGCTGCGCGAGGTTCAGCAGTGGATCACCGAGCATCCCGCCGGTGAGCTGACCGTCGAGGCGCTCGCCGCCCGCGCCCGCCTCTCACCGCGTCACTTCGCCCGCGCCTTCCGCGCCGAGACCGGCATGACACCCGGCCGCTACGTGGACCGCGTCCGACTCGAACACGCCCGCCGTCTGCTGGAGGACACGGGCGACGGCATCGAGGAGATCTCCCGCGCGAGCGGCTACGGCACCCCCGAGGCCATGCGCCGCGCCTTCGTCAACACCCTGGGGACACCCCCCGCCGCATACCGCAGCCGCTTTCACCCGAGACCGACCCACTGA
- a CDS encoding DJ-1/PfpI family protein: MQIALLVYDRFTALDAVGPYEILCRIPDAEIVFVGKEAGPVRTDTGALALTADKALDEVPHPDVLVVAGGPGQSALMEDQVLIDWLRGVDATSTWTTSVCTGSLLLAAAGLLTGRRATSHWLALGHLERYGAAPTEERVVFDGKYVTAAGVSSGIDMALALLGRIAGDDYARAVQLATEYDPQPPYDAGSPQKAPAPIVEEIRARSRFILT, translated from the coding sequence ATGCAGATCGCCCTGCTCGTCTACGACCGGTTCACCGCACTCGACGCCGTCGGCCCGTACGAGATCCTCTGCCGCATCCCGGACGCCGAGATCGTCTTCGTCGGCAAGGAGGCGGGCCCCGTCCGCACCGACACCGGAGCGCTGGCCCTCACCGCCGACAAGGCGCTCGACGAGGTGCCCCACCCGGACGTCCTGGTCGTCGCCGGCGGCCCCGGACAGAGCGCCCTGATGGAGGACCAGGTCCTGATCGACTGGCTGCGCGGCGTGGACGCCACCAGCACCTGGACGACCTCCGTCTGCACCGGGTCCCTGCTGCTCGCCGCCGCCGGCCTGCTCACCGGACGCCGTGCCACCTCCCACTGGCTCGCCCTCGGTCACCTCGAGCGGTACGGGGCCGCACCGACGGAGGAGCGGGTCGTCTTCGACGGCAAGTACGTCACGGCCGCCGGTGTCTCCTCCGGCATCGACATGGCGCTCGCCCTGCTCGGCCGGATCGCCGGCGACGACTACGCCCGGGCGGTACAGCTGGCCACGGAGTACGACCCGCAGCCGCCCTACGACGCCGGGTCGCCGCAGAAGGCGCCCGCGCCGATCGTCGAGGAGATCCGCGCGCGGAGCCGATTCATCCTGACGTAG
- a CDS encoding enoyl-CoA hydratase/isomerase family protein, translating into MEPQLLHHVADSVATVVIAHPAKRNAMTAGMWRALPELLDALAADPVVRALVLTGEGGTFCAGADISTLRASPAEAQGLSVLAEEALAAFPKPTLAAVRGHCVGGGAQLAAACDLRFAEEGSLFGVTPAKLGIVYPASATRRLVSLVGPATAKYLLFSGELLGADRALRTGLVDEVLPEGELGKRVAEFTRILVSRSQLTQAAAKEFADGRTDRDAHWAGLARGNADTAEGVAAFLERRQPRFTWTVPTSG; encoded by the coding sequence ATGGAGCCCCAGCTGCTGCACCACGTCGCCGACTCGGTGGCGACCGTCGTCATCGCCCATCCGGCCAAGCGCAACGCCATGACGGCCGGGATGTGGCGGGCGCTGCCCGAGCTGCTGGACGCCCTGGCGGCCGATCCGGTGGTGCGCGCGCTGGTGCTGACGGGCGAGGGCGGCACGTTCTGCGCGGGCGCCGACATCTCCACGCTGCGCGCCTCGCCCGCCGAGGCCCAGGGGCTGTCCGTGCTGGCGGAGGAGGCGCTCGCCGCGTTCCCGAAGCCGACGCTGGCCGCGGTCCGCGGGCACTGCGTGGGCGGCGGGGCACAGCTCGCGGCGGCCTGCGACCTGCGGTTCGCGGAGGAGGGGTCGCTGTTCGGGGTGACGCCGGCGAAGCTGGGGATCGTGTATCCGGCGTCCGCGACCCGGCGGTTGGTGTCCCTGGTCGGTCCAGCCACCGCCAAGTACCTGCTGTTCTCCGGTGAGTTGCTCGGCGCCGACCGGGCGCTGCGCACCGGGCTGGTCGACGAGGTGCTGCCGGAGGGTGAACTCGGCAAGCGGGTCGCCGAGTTCACCCGGATCCTGGTCTCCCGCTCGCAGCTGACGCAGGCCGCGGCGAAGGAGTTCGCCGACGGTCGCACCGACCGGGACGCCCACTGGGCCGGGCTGGCACGCGGCAACGCCGACACCGCGGAGGGCGTCGCCGCCTTCCTGGAGCGCCGGCAGCCGCGCTTCACCTGGACGGTGCCTACGTCAGGATGA
- a CDS encoding HdeD family acid-resistance protein, producing the protein MARPAKDEKAKLRRGFGRLVALGVLLVVAGLVGLVYTGVATLTSMVLFGWLLLIGGVVGLLHAIEGRGSNFFWLAVIVAALNIAAGVVVLWTPDATADALAMFAALLFLTAGIFRLVGGLVVRGPQFGWTLLLGAFDLLLGVLVLGSWPSSSQYVIGTFFSLALLFDGLGLIATGFGGRRIVGLVEDAARGGDAGDGDAPKPVQAE; encoded by the coding sequence ATGGCCCGACCCGCGAAGGACGAGAAGGCGAAACTGCGGCGCGGTTTCGGCAGGCTGGTCGCGCTGGGAGTGCTCCTGGTCGTCGCCGGTCTCGTCGGGCTCGTCTACACCGGCGTCGCCACCCTGACGTCGATGGTCCTGTTCGGCTGGCTGCTGCTGATCGGCGGCGTGGTGGGCCTGCTGCACGCCATCGAGGGACGCGGCAGCAACTTCTTCTGGCTCGCCGTGATCGTCGCGGCCCTGAACATCGCGGCCGGTGTCGTGGTCCTGTGGACCCCCGACGCGACCGCCGACGCGCTGGCCATGTTCGCCGCCCTGCTCTTCCTGACCGCCGGGATCTTCCGCCTGGTGGGCGGCCTGGTGGTGCGCGGGCCGCAGTTCGGCTGGACCTTGCTGCTGGGCGCCTTCGACCTGCTGCTGGGCGTCCTGGTGCTGGGTTCCTGGCCGAGCAGCAGCCAGTACGTCATCGGCACGTTCTTCTCGCTGGCCCTGCTGTTCGACGGCCTCGGCCTGATCGCCACCGGCTTCGGCGGCCGCCGGATCGTGGGCCTGGTCGAGGACGCCGCGCGCGGCGGTGACGCCGGCGACGGAGACGCCCCGAAACCCGTACAAGCCGAATAG
- a CDS encoding ATP-binding protein: MDDHGRGPAPRPEGDTGTPVEPMTREPLPYEGVWRFTAPALDASVPQARHAVRDLLMRQRVPVVDDVVHGLLLIVSELVTNAVRHAAVLSPMLAVEVAVGAEWVRVSVEDNHPYRPTALETDHGRTGGRGLLLVREITHELGGVCDVEHTASGGKVIWAALPLNPVRLL; encoded by the coding sequence ATGGACGACCACGGGCGCGGGCCCGCCCCACGCCCAGAAGGCGACACTGGGACACCCGTCGAGCCGATGACGCGCGAGCCCCTGCCGTACGAGGGCGTCTGGCGGTTCACCGCTCCGGCCCTCGACGCCTCGGTCCCGCAGGCCCGGCACGCCGTACGGGACCTGCTGATGCGTCAGCGGGTGCCGGTCGTGGACGACGTGGTCCACGGGCTGCTGCTGATCGTCTCCGAGCTGGTCACGAATGCCGTACGGCATGCGGCCGTGCTCTCCCCGATGCTCGCCGTGGAGGTCGCCGTCGGCGCCGAGTGGGTGCGGGTGTCCGTCGAGGACAACCACCCCTACCGCCCGACCGCCCTGGAGACCGACCACGGTCGCACCGGAGGCCGGGGCCTGTTGCTGGTGCGGGAGATCACCCACGAGCTGGGCGGGGTGTGCGACGTCGAGCACACGGCGAGCGGCGGCAAGGTGATCTGGGCCGCCCTGCCGCTCAACCCCGTCCGGCTGCTCTGA
- the idi gene encoding isopentenyl-diphosphate Delta-isomerase gives MPITPATATDSSSNGTAEAILLELVDENGVTIGTAEKLAAHQPPGRLHRAFSVFLFDEYGRLLLQQRALGKYHSPGVWSNTCCGHPYPGEAPFAAAARRTHEELGVSPSLLAEAGTVRYNHPDPASGLVEQEYNHLFVGLVQAPLRPAPEEVHATAFVTPDELAERHAKDTFSSWFMTVLDAARPAIRELTGPSEGW, from the coding sequence ATGCCGATCACACCTGCCACCGCGACGGACAGCTCGTCGAACGGCACCGCGGAAGCGATCCTGCTGGAACTGGTCGACGAGAACGGCGTGACGATCGGTACCGCGGAGAAGCTCGCCGCCCATCAGCCGCCGGGTCGGCTGCACCGGGCGTTCTCGGTGTTCCTGTTCGACGAGTACGGCCGGCTGCTGCTCCAGCAGCGGGCGCTGGGCAAGTACCACTCCCCCGGCGTGTGGTCCAACACCTGCTGCGGCCACCCCTACCCGGGCGAGGCCCCCTTCGCGGCGGCGGCCCGCCGGACGCACGAGGAACTCGGCGTCTCCCCGTCGCTGCTCGCCGAGGCGGGCACCGTGCGCTACAACCACCCGGACCCCGCCTCGGGTCTGGTGGAGCAGGAGTACAACCACCTCTTCGTCGGACTGGTGCAGGCGCCGCTGCGGCCGGCCCCGGAGGAGGTGCACGCCACGGCGTTCGTCACCCCGGACGAGCTGGCGGAACGGCACGCCAAGGACACGTTCTCGTCCTGGTTCATGACGGTGCTGGACGCGGCCCGTCCCGCGATCAGGGAGCTGACCGGCCCGTCCGAGGGCTGGTGA
- a CDS encoding cation diffusion facilitator family transporter, with amino-acid sequence MGAGHDHGHTHAAPVTGTAAAAYRGRLRIALSITLTVMVVEIVGGVLADSLALIADATHMATDALGLGMALLAIHFANLPASANRTFGYARAEILAALANCVLLLGVGGYVLYEAIQRFITPADTEGGLTALFALIGLAANMISLTLLMRGQKESLNVRGAFLEVAADALGSVAVLVSAVVILTTGWQAADPIASLLIGLMIVPRTLKLLRETLDVLLESAPKDVDMAEVRAHILALDGVEDVHDLHAWTITSGMPVLSAHVVVRSEVLGAIGHEKMLHELQGCLGDHFDVEHCTFQLEPSGHAEHEAGLCP; translated from the coding sequence ATGGGGGCTGGGCACGACCACGGGCACACGCACGCCGCGCCGGTCACCGGTACGGCGGCCGCGGCGTACCGCGGCCGGCTGCGGATCGCGCTGTCCATCACGCTCACCGTCATGGTGGTCGAGATCGTCGGCGGTGTGCTCGCGGACTCCCTCGCGCTGATCGCGGACGCCACGCACATGGCGACCGACGCGCTCGGCCTCGGCATGGCGCTGCTCGCCATCCACTTCGCCAACCTCCCGGCCAGCGCGAACCGCACTTTCGGCTACGCGCGCGCCGAGATCCTCGCCGCGCTCGCCAACTGCGTGCTGCTGCTCGGGGTCGGCGGCTATGTGCTGTACGAGGCGATCCAGCGGTTCATCACGCCGGCCGACACCGAGGGCGGGCTGACCGCGCTGTTCGCCCTGATCGGTTTGGCCGCGAACATGATCTCGCTCACGCTGCTCATGCGCGGCCAGAAGGAGAGCCTGAACGTGCGCGGCGCCTTCCTGGAGGTCGCCGCCGACGCGCTGGGCTCGGTCGCGGTGCTCGTCTCGGCGGTGGTGATCCTCACCACCGGCTGGCAGGCCGCCGACCCGATCGCCTCGCTGCTCATCGGCCTGATGATCGTGCCGCGCACGCTGAAGCTGCTGCGCGAGACGCTCGACGTCCTGCTGGAGTCGGCGCCCAAGGACGTCGACATGGCGGAGGTACGGGCCCACATACTGGCGCTCGACGGCGTCGAGGACGTGCACGACCTGCACGCCTGGACGATCACCTCGGGCATGCCGGTGCTGTCCGCGCACGTCGTCGTCCGCTCCGAGGTGCTGGGCGCGATCGGGCACGAGAAGATGCTCCACGAGCTGCAGGGGTGCCTCGGCGACCACTTCGACGTGGAGCACTGCACGTTCCAGCTGGAGCCGAGCGGCCACGCGGAACACGAGGCCGGCCTGTGCCCCTGA